The Lagopus muta isolate bLagMut1 chromosome 4, bLagMut1 primary, whole genome shotgun sequence genome has a window encoding:
- the LOC125691805 gene encoding uncharacterized protein LOC125691805: MLLSARCCARRNSACKRSWRSWRWRVPGEWDWALQPTPAPRGLCSTRGSNGAAALLGLGLGSRSARGGTEQPHPSPGVGAHCWGAPAVTEASTLRPSLVPYRQQHQMELEAAPVPGAVLPELVEAQLEKEERARRRGLAFWMQTICVILVCLQLLLVVVLGSAVLYAQHFDQELFYRLLPRVLPRATYASLAYFASSTLRVVCDGLLPI, translated from the exons ATGCTTTTGTCTGCCAGGTGCTGCGCCAGGAGAAACAGCGCCTgcaagaggagctggaggagctggaggtggaGAGTGCCTGGTGAGTGGGACTGGGCCCTGCAGCCCACGCCTGCACCCCGGGGTCTCTGCAGCACCCggggcagcaatggggctgcagcgctgctgggCTTGGGGCTCGGGTCCCGTTCGGCACGTGGCGGGACggagcagccccatcccagccctgggGTGGGCGCACACTGCTGGGGAGCCCCCGCGGTGACAGAGGCCAGCACCCTCCGACCGAGCCTTGTGCCCtacaggcagcagcatcagatggagctggaggcagcccccgtgcctggggctgtgctgccggaGCTGGTGGAGGCACAGCTG GAGAAGGAGGAGCGGGCGAGGAGACGAGGACTCGCCTTCTGGATGCA GACGATCTGCGTCATCCTGgtctgcctccagctgctcctcgttgttgtgctgggctctgcagtgctgtacgCCCAGCACTTCGACCAGGAGCTCTTCTATCGGCTCCTGCCTCGAGTGCTGCCCCGGGCAACGTACGCTTCCCTGGCGTACTTTGCGAGCAGCACCCTGCGTGTGGTCTGTGATGGGCTGCTGCCCATCTGA